In Podarcis muralis chromosome 14, rPodMur119.hap1.1, whole genome shotgun sequence, one genomic interval encodes:
- the LYRM1 gene encoding LYR motif-containing protein 1, translating to MTPVTRQEVIGLYRKIFRIARKWQSASGQMEETIKEKQYIINEAKTLFLKNKNLTDPKLIKQCIDECTARIEIGLHYHIPYPRPTHLPPMGLAQQHGRTFRHQEKLRKLSKPIYLKSHDEIS from the exons ATGACGCCCGTCACCCGTCAAGAAGTTATTGGCCTTTATCGCAAGATATTTCGCATCGCCAGAAAATGGCAATCGGCATCCGGCCAGATGGAAGAGACCATCAAAGAAAAACAGTACATTATAAATGAAGCAAAAACGTTATTCctaaagaataaaaat TTAACAGATCCGAAGCTGATTAAACAATGTATAGACGAATGCACAGCGAGGATAGAGATAGGACTTCACTATCACATCCCCTATCCAAGGCCT ACTCATCTGCCTCCCATGGGTCTCGCCCAGCAGCACGGCCGTACTTTTCGACATCAAGAGAAGCTGAGGAAGCTTTCCAAGCCAATCTACTTGAAATCCCACGATGAAATTTCATAA